The following coding sequences are from one Anguilla anguilla isolate fAngAng1 chromosome 12, fAngAng1.pri, whole genome shotgun sequence window:
- the LOC118208905 gene encoding trichohyalin-like, whose protein sequence is MVYAFITLLCGLGAVGCLPLSPIKDEKVTDCVMEVPSGSLNSDSDNLQVACATKLQSGETLDAAQRHQGLLRELQELAQNEKEKEKEYQRENIDHEKNKMEGESEGGEEEESVYTKTEVTGENNLEQGDQEEEVIEEHRLEVRKREDEEDRELEELLEEELKKRGSEKRSDKEVEELLVDLKKKKSETKKEEELEEAKNKRGNEKRSDREEVEKLLEDLKKSRSKTEKEELEELLEEEIRKRGAEKRSHGEEVEELLEDLKKRSSKTEKEEKLEELLEEEIRKRGTEKRSHGKELEELLEDLKKRRSKTEKEEELEELLEEEIRKRGTEKRSHGEEEEELLEDLKKRSSKTEKEEELEELLEEEIRKRGTEKRSHGEEVEELLEDLKKRRSKTEKEKELEELLEEEIRKRGTEKRSHGEEVEELLEDLKKRSSKTEKEEELEKLLEEEIRKRGTEKRSHGKEVEELLEDLKKRSKTEEEELEELLEEEIRKRGTDKRSHRQELEELLEDLKKRRSKTRKEEELEELLEEEIRKRGTEKRSHEKEEEELLEDLKKKRSKMEEEVGEAEKKKGSEKWSEEGKNELQFLEDEKNRERKLEELLEEMEVKKKRSQAEEKLEELMRALKHVKEHERERAREREVMKERERELEELKKEEKKKTEEEREPQKKRVMEKASDEATHQFDRELFHSHGHSTEKDLEEEEEEHEEKADRKELLEIEAGLRRVAAELQELRRG, encoded by the exons ATGGTGTATGCTTTTATCACGTTGCTCTGTGGTCTAGGCGCAG TGGGGTGCCTTCCCTTGTCCCCAATTAAAGATGAGAAG GTTACTGACTGTGTGATGGAGGTGCCATCAGGGTCTCtgaacagtgacagtgacaatTTGCAGGTTGCCTGTGCCACCAAACTGCAGTCAG GGGAGACATTGGATGCTGCACAGAGACACCAGGGTTTGTTGAGAGAGCTGCAGGAGCTGGCCCAGAATG agaaagaaaaagagaaggaataccagagagagaacattgatcatgagaaaaacaaaatggagggagagagtgaaggggGTGAGGAAGAAGAGTCTGTGTACACCAAGACTGAGGTGACGGGGGAAAATAATCTGGAGCAAGGGGaccaggaggaggaagtgatAGAGGAGCACAGACTGGAGGTAAGGAAaagggaggatgaggaggataGAGAGCTGGAAGAGCTGCTTGAGGAGGAgttaaaaaagagagggagtgaaaaaAGAAGTGACAAGGAGGTAGAGGAGTTGCTGGTGgacctgaaaaagaaaaagagtgagaCCAAGAAAGAAGAAGAGTTGGAGGAGGCCAAAAATAAGAGGGGGAATGAAAAAAGAAGTGACAGGGAGGAGGTAGAGAAGTTACTGGAAGACCTGAAAAAGAGTAGGAGCAAGACTGAAAAGGAGGAGTTGGAAGAGTTGCTTGAAGAGGAAATTAGGAAGAGAGGGGCTGAGAAAAGGAGTCATGGGGAGGAGGTAGAGGAGCTACTGGAAGACCTGAAAAAGAGAAGCAGTAAGactgagaaggaggagaagctggaggagtTGCTTGAGGAGGAAATTagaaagagagggactgagaAAAGGAGTCATGGGAAGGAGTTAGAGGAGTTACTAGAAGACCTGAAAAAGAGAAGGAGCAAAactgagaaggaggaggagctggaggagttgCTTGAGGAGGAAATTagaaagagagggactgagaAAAGGAGTCatggggaggaggaagaggagctacTGGAAGATCTGAAAAAGAGAAGCAGTAAGactgagaaggaggaggagctggaggagttgCTTGAGGAGGAAATTagaaagagagggactgagaAAAGAAGTCATGGGGAGGAGGTAGAGGAGCTACTGGAAGACCTGAAAAAGAGAAGGAGCAAAActgagaaggagaaggagctggaggagttgCTTGAGGAGGAAATTAGAAAGAGAGGTACTGAGAAAAGGAGTCATGGGGAGGAGGTAGAGGAGCTACTGGAAGACCTGAAAAAGAGAAGCAGTAAGactgagaaggaggaggagctggagaagttGCTTGAGGAGGAAATTagaaagagagggactgagaAAAGAAGTCATGGGAAGGAGGTAGAGGAGTTACTGGAAGATTTGAAAAAGAGGAGTaagactgaggaggaggagctagAGGAGTTGCTTGAGGAGGAAATTAGAAAGAGAGGTACTGATAAAAGGAGTCACAGGCAGGAGTTAGAGGAGTTACTGGAAGACCTGAAAAAGAGAAGGAGTAAGACAaggaaagaggaggagctggaggaatTGCTTGAGGAGGAAATTAGAAAGAGAGGAACTGAGAAAAGGAGTCatgagaaggaggaagaggagttaTTAGAAgacctgaaaaagaaaaggagcaAGATGGAAGAAGAGGTGGGGGAGGccgaaaagaaaaaagggagtGAAAAATGGAGTGAGGAAGGCAAGAATGAACTACAGTTTTTGGAAGATGAGAAAAATCGAGAGAGGAAGCTGGAAGAACTACTTGAAGAGATGGAGGTTAAAAAGAAGAGGAGTCAAGCAGAAGAAAAGCTGGAAGAGCTGATGAGAGCGCTGAAGCACGTGAAAGAGCATGAGCGAGAGAgggcacgagagagagaggtcatgaaagagagggagagagagctggaggagctgaagaaggaggagaagaagaagaccgaggaggagagagagccacagAAGAAGCGCGTGATGGAGAAGGCCTCTGATGAAGCTACCCATCAGTTCGACAGAGAGCTCTTTCACAGCCACggccacagcacagagaaagatctagaggaggaagaggaggaacatGAAGAGAAGGCAGACAGAAAG gagctgctggagatCGAGGCCGGGCTGCGCAGAGT